In one window of Kitasatospora sp. MMS16-BH015 DNA:
- a CDS encoding RDD family protein → MSYPPDPNNPYGQQPPQAPQQPGYGYPQQPPAQPGYGYPQQGAPQPGYGAPQPGYGYPQQPQAPGTIQANNGFINIANLGPVKIATMGQRFLARLVDGVIVGLVVTLAMVLGLGGAVGLAKSSTDSCTGIDPSTIEYSNCINHNLSNASGGFMAAMFGTLAVVAGFSLLYEWLMVGLVGATLGKMALGLRVVKESTGENPGVGGGFIRYIIPIVGAFLCYIGAILVYLSPFFDNSGKLQGWHDRAAGTVVVKKQG, encoded by the coding sequence ATGAGCTACCCGCCCGACCCGAACAACCCGTACGGCCAGCAGCCCCCGCAGGCGCCGCAGCAGCCCGGTTACGGCTACCCGCAGCAGCCTCCGGCCCAGCCCGGCTACGGCTACCCCCAGCAGGGCGCGCCGCAGCCCGGTTACGGCGCCCCGCAGCCCGGCTACGGCTACCCGCAGCAGCCGCAGGCCCCCGGCACCATCCAGGCCAACAACGGCTTCATCAACATCGCCAACCTCGGCCCGGTGAAGATAGCCACCATGGGCCAGCGCTTCCTGGCCCGCCTGGTCGACGGCGTGATCGTCGGCCTGGTGGTCACCCTGGCGATGGTGCTCGGCCTCGGCGGTGCCGTCGGTCTGGCCAAGAGCAGCACCGACAGCTGCACCGGCATCGACCCGAGCACCATCGAGTACTCGAACTGCATCAACCACAACCTGTCGAACGCGAGCGGCGGCTTCATGGCCGCGATGTTCGGCACCCTGGCCGTGGTGGCCGGCTTCAGCCTGCTCTACGAGTGGCTGATGGTCGGTCTGGTCGGCGCGACCCTGGGCAAGATGGCCCTGGGCCTGCGCGTGGTCAAGGAGAGCACCGGCGAGAACCCGGGCGTGGGCGGCGGCTTCATCCGCTACATCATCCCGATCGTCGGCGCCTTCCTCTGCTACATCGGCGCCATCCTGGTCTACCTCTCCCCCTTCTTCGACAACTCCGGCAAGCTGCAGGGCTGGCACGACCGTGCCGCCGGCACCGTCGTGGTGAAGAAGCAGGGCTGA
- the purH gene encoding bifunctional phosphoribosylaminoimidazolecarboxamide formyltransferase/IMP cyclohydrolase — translation MSAAPTTTPPVSENVRPIRRALISVYDKTGLEELAQGLHAAGVSIVSTGSTAGRIAAAGVPVTEVSELTGFPECLDGRVKTLHPRVHAGVLADLRLESHRAQLAELGVEPFDLVVVNLYPFTATVASGATPDECVEQIDIGGPSMVRAAAKNHPSVAVVVDPARYADVLKAAQEGGFDLLTRKRLAASAFAHTAAYDVAVAQWFETSGYTESEEAFPSFLGATWERQNVLRYGENPHQQAALYVDGTGGLAGAEQLQGKEMSYNNYMDTDAARRAAYDHEGPAVAIIKHANPCGIGTGADVAEAHRKAHACDPVSAYGGVIAVNRPVSVELAEQIAPIFTEVLVAPGYEDGALEVLGRKKNLRVLRAPEAPCERLEARRISGGVLLQQVDKVDAEGDDPSTWRLATGEALSEAELADLAFAWKACRAVKSNAILLAKDGASVGVGMGQVNRVDSAKLAVERAGERAKGSYAASDAFFPFADGLQILLDAGVKAVVQPGGSIRDEEVIAAAAAAGVTMYLTGTRHFFH, via the coding sequence ATGAGCGCCGCCCCCACCACCACCCCTCCCGTCTCCGAGAACGTCCGCCCGATCCGCCGCGCGCTGATCAGCGTGTACGACAAGACCGGGCTGGAGGAGCTGGCCCAGGGCCTGCACGCCGCCGGGGTCTCGATCGTCTCCACCGGCTCCACCGCCGGCCGGATCGCCGCCGCCGGCGTGCCGGTGACCGAGGTCTCCGAGCTGACCGGCTTCCCCGAGTGCCTGGACGGCCGGGTCAAGACCCTGCACCCGCGCGTGCACGCCGGTGTCCTCGCCGACCTGCGCCTGGAGTCGCACCGCGCCCAGCTGGCCGAGCTCGGCGTCGAGCCCTTCGACCTGGTCGTGGTGAACCTCTACCCGTTCACCGCCACCGTCGCCTCCGGCGCCACCCCGGACGAGTGCGTGGAGCAGATCGACATCGGCGGCCCGTCGATGGTCCGCGCCGCCGCCAAGAACCACCCCTCGGTGGCCGTGGTGGTCGACCCGGCCCGCTACGCCGACGTGCTGAAGGCAGCCCAGGAGGGCGGCTTCGACCTGCTGACCCGCAAGCGCCTGGCCGCGAGCGCCTTCGCGCACACCGCCGCCTACGACGTGGCCGTGGCCCAGTGGTTCGAGACCTCCGGCTACACCGAGTCGGAGGAGGCGTTCCCGAGCTTCCTCGGCGCCACCTGGGAGCGCCAGAACGTGCTCCGCTACGGCGAGAACCCGCACCAGCAGGCGGCGCTGTACGTCGACGGCACCGGCGGCCTGGCCGGCGCCGAGCAGCTGCAGGGCAAGGAGATGTCCTACAACAACTACATGGACACCGACGCCGCCCGCCGCGCCGCCTACGACCACGAGGGCCCGGCCGTCGCGATCATCAAGCACGCCAACCCGTGCGGCATCGGCACCGGCGCCGACGTGGCCGAGGCGCACCGCAAGGCGCACGCCTGCGACCCGGTCTCGGCGTACGGCGGCGTGATCGCCGTCAACCGCCCGGTCTCCGTGGAGCTGGCCGAGCAGATCGCCCCGATCTTCACCGAGGTGCTGGTCGCCCCCGGCTACGAGGACGGCGCCCTCGAGGTGCTGGGCAGGAAGAAGAACCTGCGCGTGCTGCGCGCCCCCGAGGCGCCCTGCGAGCGGCTGGAGGCCCGTCGGATCAGCGGCGGCGTCCTGCTGCAGCAGGTCGACAAGGTGGACGCCGAGGGTGACGACCCGTCGACCTGGCGGCTTGCCACCGGCGAGGCGCTCTCCGAGGCCGAGCTGGCCGACCTCGCCTTCGCCTGGAAGGCCTGCCGGGCCGTCAAGTCCAACGCGATCCTGCTGGCCAAGGACGGCGCCTCGGTCGGCGTCGGCATGGGCCAGGTCAACCGGGTCGACTCCGCCAAGCTCGCCGTGGAGCGCGCGGGCGAGCGGGCCAAGGGCTCGTACGCGGCCTCGGACGCCTTCTTCCCGTTCGCGGACGGCCTGCAGATCCTGCTGGACGCCGGCGTGAAGGCCGTGGTCCAGCCCGGTGGTTCGATCCGGGACGAGGAGGTCATCGCCGCCGCCGCTGCCGCCGGGGTCACGATGTACCTGACCGGCACCCGCCACTTCTTCCACTGA
- the purN gene encoding phosphoribosylglycinamide formyltransferase — MASAEPAPAQSFPPRTPGPARLVVLVSGSGTNLQALIEAAADPAYGAVITLVGADRDGIAGLERAERAGIPSFVQRIKDHADRDAWDAALTAAVAEQEPDLVVTAGFMKILGPRFVAAFAGRIVNTHPALLPAFPGAHGVPDALAYGVKVTGCTVHLVDAGVDTGPIIAQGVVEVLDGDHADGGEALHERIKTVERQLLVEVVGRLAREGHRIEDRKVWIPA; from the coding sequence GTGGCTTCCGCCGAGCCCGCCCCCGCCCAGAGCTTCCCCCCGCGCACGCCCGGACCGGCCCGGCTGGTCGTGCTGGTCTCGGGCTCCGGCACCAACCTGCAGGCGCTGATCGAGGCCGCGGCCGACCCCGCCTACGGCGCGGTGATCACCCTCGTCGGCGCCGACCGGGACGGCATCGCCGGCCTGGAGCGGGCCGAGCGCGCGGGCATCCCCTCCTTCGTCCAGCGGATCAAGGACCACGCCGACCGGGACGCCTGGGACGCGGCGCTGACCGCCGCCGTCGCCGAGCAGGAGCCCGATCTGGTGGTCACCGCCGGGTTCATGAAGATCCTCGGCCCCCGGTTCGTCGCGGCCTTCGCCGGACGGATCGTCAACACCCACCCCGCCCTGCTGCCCGCCTTCCCCGGTGCGCACGGCGTGCCCGACGCGCTCGCCTACGGCGTGAAGGTCACCGGCTGCACCGTCCACCTGGTCGACGCCGGGGTGGACACCGGGCCGATCATCGCGCAGGGCGTCGTCGAGGTGCTCGACGGCGACCACGCCGATGGCGGCGAGGCGCTGCACGAGCGCATCAAGACTGTCGAGCGCCAGTTGCTCGTCGAGGTCGTGGGCCGGCTGGCCCGCGAAGGTCACCGCATCGAAGACCGAAAGGTATGGATCCCGGCATGA
- a CDS encoding protease pro-enzyme activation domain-containing protein, translating into MTATHIRGVAARAATLAVAAAALVAGAGLPAMAATAAPQRLAESVPQVPAGAVQVGAPAGDTPLELTVRLAPRDEAGATALAKAMADPSSAQYHRFLGAGEFAQRFGADQATVAKVSQALTAAGLRPGPVGPSGLTIQVNATVATAQKAFDIGFAGYRLADGSSAFGNTTAPALRADLAGSVKAVLGLDTLAAPKAHHQGAKRVKLAAGSNTKQPKLGAHAAAAYPALCDSVQQNLTDSLGATDGVDYFSPTSLAQAYGLDGLTDGGAGSTVAIMSLESYSPTGYQAFQDCYGTNSPITTVLVGSGPRTPADDDSVGLEAALDIDTVVGVAPKAKVLFYQGRDAHSSTFTYGDLLNTYQQIADDDKADVVSSSWGECEGTMPAAVRAAESDIFLQSALQGQSVYAAAGDYGSTDCYRQSSQPAGVRASQSVDDPSGQPFVTGVGGTTLSGDLSSPTEVVWQHDGNATGGGVSKNRVNNAVSYQSGFFGPGYTNACGAQGGQACRQVPDVSAVADPATGYLMATGTDSWTIIGGTSGAAPLWAAVTAHVNGARKCSGRVGNVNQPLYQAARTGRSPLTDVTSGNNDIGLLGGKYAAARGYDMATGLGTPKGAQLVDALCPAAATYKPVTPARILDTRNGTGRGQVAGMGSVNLQITGRAGVPASGVTAVVVNTTVVDTAAAGYLTAYPAGAQRPLASNLNWTQGAVVPNLVTVPVSADGRITLFNGSWGASDFVADVAGYYTTGSGGAQLAPLAPTRLLDTRSPKATLAGKGGTALQVAGRAGVPSGATAAVLNVTVADTAASGYLTVYPSGVTKPLASNLNWVAGQVVPNAVIVPIGADGKIDIFNGSTGSTDVIVDIAGYFSPAATGGKFHAVDPTRQIDTRQGHGPLTNGKVLGLGLTAANLRIPGEATSAVLNVTVTNTTAAGYLTVWAHGATAPLASNLNWTRGTTVANQVTVPVHNGAVDLAAHGYGSTDVVVDLFGYYSN; encoded by the coding sequence ATGACCGCTACACACATACGAGGGGTGGCCGCCCGGGCGGCCACCCTTGCCGTTGCCGCCGCCGCACTGGTGGCCGGGGCCGGGCTGCCGGCCATGGCCGCCACGGCTGCGCCGCAGCGGCTGGCCGAGTCGGTGCCGCAGGTGCCGGCCGGGGCCGTGCAGGTGGGGGCGCCGGCGGGGGACACGCCGCTGGAGCTGACGGTGCGACTGGCGCCGCGGGACGAGGCGGGGGCCACCGCGCTCGCCAAGGCGATGGCGGACCCGAGCTCGGCGCAGTACCACCGGTTCCTGGGGGCGGGGGAGTTCGCCCAGCGCTTCGGGGCCGACCAGGCCACCGTGGCCAAGGTGAGCCAGGCGCTCACGGCGGCGGGGCTGCGGCCGGGGCCGGTCGGGCCGAGCGGGCTGACCATCCAGGTGAACGCCACGGTGGCGACGGCGCAGAAGGCCTTCGACATCGGCTTCGCGGGCTACCGCCTGGCTGACGGCTCGTCGGCCTTCGGCAACACCACCGCGCCGGCGCTGCGCGCCGACCTCGCGGGCTCGGTCAAGGCCGTGCTCGGCCTGGACACGCTGGCCGCGCCCAAGGCGCACCACCAGGGCGCGAAGCGGGTCAAGCTCGCCGCCGGCTCGAACACCAAGCAGCCGAAGCTCGGCGCGCACGCGGCCGCCGCGTACCCGGCGCTCTGCGACAGCGTGCAGCAGAACCTCACGGACAGCCTCGGTGCCACCGACGGCGTGGACTACTTCAGCCCGACCTCGCTGGCCCAGGCCTACGGGCTGGACGGGCTGACCGACGGCGGGGCCGGCTCGACGGTGGCGATCATGTCGCTGGAGTCGTACTCGCCCACCGGCTATCAGGCCTTCCAGGACTGCTACGGCACCAACTCGCCGATCACCACCGTGCTGGTGGGCAGCGGCCCCCGGACCCCGGCCGACGACGACTCCGTCGGCCTGGAGGCCGCGCTCGACATCGACACCGTGGTGGGCGTGGCGCCCAAGGCGAAGGTGCTCTTCTACCAGGGCCGGGACGCGCACAGCTCCACCTTCACCTACGGCGACCTGCTGAACACGTACCAGCAGATCGCGGACGACGACAAGGCCGACGTGGTCTCCTCCAGCTGGGGCGAGTGCGAGGGCACCATGCCCGCGGCCGTCCGGGCGGCGGAGAGCGACATCTTCCTCCAGTCCGCGCTGCAGGGGCAGTCGGTGTACGCGGCGGCCGGTGACTACGGCTCGACCGACTGCTACCGGCAGTCCTCGCAGCCGGCCGGCGTGCGGGCCTCGCAGAGCGTGGACGACCCCTCCGGCCAGCCGTTCGTCACCGGCGTCGGCGGCACCACGCTGTCGGGCGACCTGAGCAGCCCGACCGAGGTGGTCTGGCAGCACGACGGCAACGCCACCGGCGGCGGCGTCTCCAAGAACCGGGTGAACAACGCGGTCAGCTACCAGTCCGGCTTCTTCGGCCCGGGCTACACCAACGCCTGCGGCGCGCAGGGCGGTCAGGCCTGCCGGCAGGTGCCGGACGTGTCGGCCGTGGCCGACCCGGCGACCGGGTACCTGATGGCCACCGGCACCGACTCCTGGACGATCATCGGCGGCACCAGCGGTGCCGCGCCGCTCTGGGCCGCGGTGACCGCGCACGTGAACGGCGCCCGGAAGTGCTCGGGCCGGGTCGGCAACGTGAACCAGCCGCTCTACCAGGCGGCCCGGACCGGCCGCAGCCCGCTCACCGACGTGACCTCGGGCAACAACGACATCGGCCTGCTGGGCGGCAAGTACGCCGCCGCGCGCGGCTACGACATGGCCACCGGCCTGGGCACCCCCAAGGGCGCGCAGCTGGTGGACGCGCTCTGCCCGGCCGCCGCGACCTACAAGCCGGTGACCCCGGCCCGCATCCTGGACACCCGCAACGGCACCGGCCGCGGCCAGGTCGCCGGGATGGGCTCGGTGAACCTCCAGATCACCGGCCGTGCGGGCGTGCCGGCCTCCGGCGTCACGGCCGTGGTGGTCAACACCACCGTGGTGGACACCGCCGCCGCCGGTTACCTGACGGCCTATCCGGCCGGGGCGCAGCGTCCGCTCGCCTCCAACCTGAACTGGACCCAGGGCGCCGTGGTGCCGAACCTGGTGACCGTGCCGGTCAGCGCCGACGGCCGGATCACGCTGTTCAACGGCAGCTGGGGCGCCAGCGACTTCGTGGCCGACGTGGCCGGGTACTACACGACCGGCAGCGGCGGTGCGCAGCTGGCCCCGCTGGCCCCGACCCGCCTGCTCGACACCCGCTCGCCGAAGGCCACCCTGGCCGGCAAGGGCGGCACCGCGCTCCAGGTGGCCGGCCGGGCCGGCGTGCCGTCCGGTGCCACCGCCGCCGTGCTGAACGTGACCGTCGCGGACACCGCCGCCAGCGGCTACCTGACGGTCTACCCGAGCGGGGTGACCAAGCCGCTGGCCTCCAACCTCAACTGGGTGGCCGGCCAGGTGGTGCCGAACGCGGTGATCGTGCCGATCGGCGCCGACGGCAAGATCGACATCTTCAACGGCAGCACCGGCTCCACCGACGTCATCGTGGACATCGCGGGCTACTTCTCCCCGGCGGCCACCGGCGGCAAGTTCCACGCCGTCGACCCGACCCGGCAGATCGACACCCGCCAGGGCCACGGCCCGCTGACCAACGGCAAGGTGCTCGGCCTGGGCCTCACCGCGGCCAACCTGCGGATCCCCGGCGAGGCCACCTCGGCGGTGCTCAACGTGACCGTCACCAACACCACCGCCGCCGGGTACCTGACGGTCTGGGCGCACGGGGCCACCGCCCCGCTGGCCTCCAACCTGAACTGGACCCGGGGCACCACGGTCGCCAACCAGGTGACCGTGCCGGTACACAACGGCGCCGTGGACCTCGCGGCCCACGGCTACGGCTCCACCGACGTGGTGGTCGACCTGTTCGGCTACTACAGCAACTGA
- a CDS encoding DUF6350 family protein, with product MTQLMGRPILELPGELGARSVLTDLLSGARAALLTLAVVAAPVYGLWVLAPYSDDTAAGAGRLTCALWLLGHGAPLGRGETAIPLTMTPLLLTVFTAVQLHRAGTRLGRRERCDWRSPSALCAGYLLTAVAALSQCTAQGPLRARPLPDLAAVAGLTIASVLTGYLRGATVPWAGRFRLPRLLWPEGAGPVVARAAVASGYGLLAGGALVLLSALAFGLGAAGRSAVGLGGGVVGYGALLFSCALLLPNAVLWGAAYALGPGFVVGTDTAVTPAGTTLGAVPDFPLFALLPDPTAPAGTWRLAALALPLLAAAVPAVLLARASEAARVSGDLAGQRGQGGGWWARRSGRSVATEGPAAELDGSAEEPSGRWWRRGAAGGPSEGGRWARLLRRSATTDQAAVDEPDAYPADGPAEVTAWHPCAAVVAALAVAVLVGAGVASAGWLAGGALAGGRMARLGPSAWRVGAVAAGWTAVVVVPGVLLPRLRPAWWATRRVVHRVVSW from the coding sequence ATGACTCAGCTGATGGGGCGTCCGATCCTGGAACTGCCGGGCGAGCTGGGGGCCCGTTCCGTCCTCACCGACCTGCTGTCCGGAGCCCGGGCGGCGCTGCTCACCCTCGCGGTGGTGGCCGCGCCCGTCTACGGCCTCTGGGTGCTCGCGCCGTACTCGGACGACACCGCCGCCGGCGCCGGGCGCCTCACCTGCGCGCTCTGGCTGCTCGGCCACGGCGCCCCGCTCGGCCGGGGCGAGACCGCGATCCCGCTGACCATGACCCCGCTGCTGCTCACCGTCTTCACCGCCGTCCAGCTGCACCGCGCGGGCACCCGCCTCGGACGGCGCGAACGCTGCGATTGGCGCTCCCCCTCGGCGCTTTGCGCCGGGTACCTGCTGACGGCCGTGGCCGCCCTCTCCCAGTGCACGGCGCAGGGCCCGCTGCGCGCCCGCCCGCTCCCGGACCTCGCCGCCGTGGCCGGGCTGACGATCGCCTCGGTGCTGACCGGCTACCTGCGCGGCGCCACCGTGCCCTGGGCCGGCCGGTTCCGGCTGCCGCGCCTGCTCTGGCCCGAAGGCGCCGGCCCGGTGGTGGCGCGGGCGGCGGTGGCGAGCGGGTACGGCCTGCTCGCCGGGGGCGCGCTGGTGCTGCTGAGCGCCCTGGCGTTCGGCCTCGGCGCGGCCGGACGTTCCGCCGTCGGCCTCGGCGGCGGGGTGGTGGGGTACGGCGCCCTGCTCTTCAGCTGCGCCCTGCTGCTCCCGAACGCCGTCCTCTGGGGCGCCGCCTACGCCCTCGGCCCGGGCTTCGTGGTCGGCACCGACACCGCCGTCACCCCGGCCGGCACCACCCTCGGCGCCGTCCCGGACTTCCCGCTCTTCGCCCTCCTCCCCGACCCCACCGCCCCGGCCGGCACCTGGCGCCTGGCCGCCCTCGCGCTGCCGCTCCTCGCGGCGGCCGTCCCGGCCGTGCTGCTCGCCCGCGCGAGCGAGGCCGCCCGAGTGAGCGGCGACCTCGCCGGCCAACGGGGGCAGGGGGGCGGTTGGTGGGCCCGGAGGTCGGGGCGGTCGGTGGCCACGGAGGGGCCGGCGGCCGAGCTGGACGGGTCGGCGGAGGAGCCGTCCGGCCGGTGGTGGCGGCGGGGTGCCGCGGGCGGGCCGTCGGAAGGCGGCCGCTGGGCCCGGCTGCTGCGGCGGTCTGCGACCACGGACCAGGCGGCCGTGGACGAGCCGGACGCGTACCCCGCCGACGGGCCCGCCGAGGTGACGGCCTGGCACCCGTGTGCCGCCGTGGTGGCCGCGCTGGCGGTGGCGGTGCTGGTCGGGGCGGGGGTCGCCTCGGCCGGGTGGCTGGCCGGTGGGGCGTTGGCCGGGGGGCGGATGGCGCGGTTGGGGCCGTCGGCCTGGCGGGTGGGGGCGGTGGCGGCCGGGTGGACGGCCGTGGTGGTGGTGCCCGGGGTGCTCCTGCCGCGGCTGCGGCCGGCCTGGTGGGCCACCCGGCGGGTGGTCCACCGCGTCGTCAGTTGGTGA
- a CDS encoding response regulator transcription factor, with translation MTSPTAERTRRRLPVRLLTPREHHALLLYAAGHPTKAIARSLNSSPEATRLLLHRALRKLGARTRAEAAAGLAPAPSGTAPTAAPPAPAPAPAPATLTELITAAHARLVQQTYLVTARRRRAARSVRRALGEAGRHWPTVAATEDPEAWVRAYAFDHALSPWRTGTGPRRAHRFHLPHRRIRLRPAQLTPEQLTPQQPMSHQSTSQQPTADQPGTERHRPTRPARLSAQDKALLKALRRLPRPQRRALVLHDALGLPAGAVAAEVESSTPAAEGRVRSARAALAAAVPELVGGDPAAPGFAEALSARLHRAAVRGCPAPRRPAAWRVRWVARLQSGAVTGAAAALVLAMGGTMVATLAGNGPSSYFHPQAAPPPLCVTTGSAGPARPTGTPGLHTPWCNPFPGAQPARAAQPAAIPASLPSPPAAPAAPEAEPPPAQPARPRDFLQPHRPAAVVDCAPLRLCSR, from the coding sequence ATGACCTCCCCCACCGCGGAACGCACCCGCCGGCGGCTCCCCGTCCGCCTCCTGACACCCCGTGAACACCACGCCCTGCTGCTCTACGCGGCCGGCCACCCCACCAAGGCCATCGCCCGCTCCCTCAACTCCTCCCCCGAGGCCACCCGCCTCCTGCTCCACCGCGCCCTGCGCAAGCTCGGCGCCCGCACCCGCGCCGAGGCCGCCGCCGGCCTGGCGCCCGCACCCAGCGGAACGGCGCCGACCGCAGCGCCCCCAGCGCCGGCCCCGGCCCCGGCCCCCGCCACCCTCACGGAGCTGATCACGGCGGCCCACGCCCGCCTGGTCCAGCAGACGTACCTGGTCACCGCCCGCCGCCGCCGCGCCGCCCGCAGCGTCCGCCGCGCCCTCGGCGAGGCCGGCCGCCACTGGCCGACGGTCGCCGCCACCGAGGACCCGGAGGCCTGGGTCCGGGCCTACGCCTTCGACCACGCCCTCTCCCCCTGGCGCACCGGCACCGGCCCCCGCCGCGCCCACCGCTTCCACCTCCCGCACCGCCGCATCCGCCTCCGCCCGGCTCAGCTGACTCCCGAGCAGCTGACCCCACAGCAGCCGATGTCACACCAGTCGACTTCACAGCAGCCGACGGCGGATCAGCCGGGCACCGAGCGCCACCGGCCCACCAGACCCGCCCGGCTGTCCGCCCAGGACAAGGCGCTGCTCAAGGCCCTGCGCCGGCTGCCCCGCCCCCAGCGCCGCGCGCTGGTGCTGCACGACGCCCTCGGCCTGCCCGCCGGTGCCGTGGCGGCGGAGGTCGAGTCGAGCACGCCCGCCGCCGAGGGCCGGGTCCGCTCCGCCCGGGCCGCGCTGGCGGCGGCCGTGCCGGAGCTGGTCGGCGGCGACCCGGCCGCGCCCGGCTTCGCCGAGGCGTTGAGCGCCCGCCTGCACCGGGCGGCCGTCCGGGGCTGCCCCGCCCCGCGGCGGCCCGCCGCCTGGCGGGTGCGGTGGGTGGCCCGGCTGCAGAGCGGTGCGGTGACCGGGGCCGCCGCCGCACTCGTGCTCGCGATGGGCGGCACGATGGTCGCCACCCTCGCGGGCAACGGCCCGTCGAGCTACTTCCACCCGCAGGCCGCCCCGCCCCCGCTCTGCGTCACCACCGGCAGCGCGGGCCCGGCCCGCCCCACCGGCACCCCGGGCCTGCACACCCCCTGGTGCAACCCCTTCCCGGGCGCCCAGCCGGCCCGAGCGGCCCAGCCCGCCGCGATCCCGGCGAGCCTCCCGTCCCCACCGGCGGCCCCGGCCGCCCCCGAGGCCGAGCCGCCCCCGGCGCAGCCCGCCCGCCCGCGCGACTTCCTGCAGCCGCACCGGCCGGCCGCCGTCGTGGACTGCGCTCCGCTGCGCCTCTGCTCCCGCTAG
- the sucD gene encoding succinate--CoA ligase subunit alpha, translating into MAIFLTKDSKVIVQGMTGSEGMKHTRRMLASGTNIVGGVNPRKAGTTVDVDGTEVPVFGSVAEAMKETGADVSVIFVPPAFTKSAVVEAIDAEIPLAVVITEGVPVHDSASFWAHAGAKGNKTRIIGPNCPGLISPGQSNAGIIPADITTSGPIGLVSKSGTLTYQLMYELRDLGFSSGVGIGGDPVIGTTHIDALAAFEADPDTKLIVMIGEIGGDAEERAAAYIAEHVTKPVVGYVAGFTAPEGKTMGHAGAIVSGSSGTAAAKKEALEAAGVKVGKTPSETARLARELYNAL; encoded by the coding sequence AGGGCATGAAGCACACCCGCCGCATGCTCGCCTCGGGCACCAACATCGTCGGTGGCGTGAACCCGCGCAAGGCCGGCACCACGGTCGACGTGGACGGCACCGAGGTGCCCGTCTTCGGCTCCGTCGCCGAGGCTATGAAGGAGACCGGCGCCGACGTCTCGGTCATCTTCGTCCCGCCGGCGTTCACCAAGAGCGCCGTCGTCGAGGCCATCGACGCCGAGATCCCGCTCGCGGTCGTCATCACCGAGGGTGTCCCGGTCCACGACTCGGCCTCCTTCTGGGCGCACGCCGGTGCCAAGGGCAACAAGACCCGCATCATCGGCCCGAACTGCCCCGGCCTGATCTCCCCCGGACAGTCCAACGCGGGCATCATCCCGGCGGACATCACCACCTCCGGTCCGATCGGCCTGGTCTCCAAGTCCGGCACCCTGACCTACCAGCTCATGTACGAGCTGCGTGACCTGGGCTTCTCGTCCGGCGTCGGCATCGGTGGCGACCCGGTCATCGGCACCACCCACATCGACGCCCTCGCGGCGTTCGAGGCGGACCCCGACACCAAGCTCATCGTCATGATCGGTGAGATCGGTGGCGACGCCGAGGAGCGTGCCGCGGCCTACATCGCCGAGCACGTCACCAAGCCGGTCGTCGGCTACGTCGCGGGCTTCACCGCCCCCGAGGGCAAGACCATGGGCCACGCCGGCGCCATCGTCTCCGGCTCCTCCGGCACCGCCGCGGCCAAGAAGGAGGCCCTCGAGGCCGCCGGTGTCAAGGTCGGCAAGACGCCGTCCGAGACCGCCCGCCTGGCCCGTGAGCTGTACAACGCGCTCTGA